From a region of the Panicum virgatum strain AP13 chromosome 2K, P.virgatum_v5, whole genome shotgun sequence genome:
- the LOC120695108 gene encoding pentatricopeptide repeat-containing protein At4g14050, mitochondrial-like: MSNALMGTYFKCGSSYRALDVFRTMPGGPSLFCWNTVIEGLGNEQPRRGRCRRVPRHGRGCAELTAARGQAERGDVRGAPVSVQPLGAGGSGPKALRRHAAGARRAAPDRALRVNLLCRTGCVDEAARLVRTMPGPPNAKVLGSLLVDARAPERQEGSVRLSKWAARWISELDLGDGAAYGLSNVYASLQRWDRVEEHRRVVRAAARHGKGKRRKQPGLARCDLASSCTN, translated from the coding sequence ATGAGCAACGCCCTCATGGGCACGTACTTCAAATGCGGGAGCTCGTACCGCGCGCTCGACGTCTTCCGCACCATGCCCGGCGGCCCCAGCCTCTTCTGCTGGAACACGGTGATCGAAGGGCTCGGCAATGAACAGCCACGGCGAGGACGCTGTCGCCGCGTTCCGCGACACGGTCGAGGGTGCGCGGAACTGACGGCAGCACGAGGTCAAGCCGAACGCGGTGACGTTCGTGGCGCTCCTGTCAGCGTGCAGCCACTCGGGGCTGGTGGCAGCGGGCCGAAAGCTCTGCGCCGACATGCTGCCGGTGCCCGGCGTGCCGCCCCAGACAGAGCACTACGGGTCAACCTCCTGTGCCGCACGGGCTGCGTCGACGAGGCCGCGCGGCTCGTGCGGACGATGCCCGGCCCGCCCAACGCCAAGGTGCTCGGAAGCCTCCTGGTCGACGCCCGCGCTCCGGAGCGGCAGGAGGGTAGCGTCAGGCTGAGCAAATGGGCGGCGCGGTGGATCTCGGAGCTGGACCTCGGGGACGGCGCCGCGTACGGCCTGTCCAACGTGTACGCGTCGCTGCAGCGGTGGGATCGCGTCGAGGAGCACAGGAGGGTGGTGCGCGCGGCCGCGAGACACGGCAAGGGCAAGCGCCGCAAGCAGCCCGGGCTTGCTCGCTGTGACCTGGCCAGCTCCTGCACGAATTGA
- the LOC120695107 gene encoding uncharacterized protein LOC120695107 — translation MLGPAHHQGSLSLGEYKNTWSESHPGQSCNDFTAYAMSHMGRAKSDVAYNPAAPPEAYTNPSIHARINAYTEVGRALHGETWDPTTAPLSGEAIMRAGQGKKHGRYLIANSLVDTASTPSLSQLRASTTDSTPPIRLRPETSVASVHQRQAEMEAKFEEERRCRMEIEAKLEQEQKLREE, via the exons ATGCTGGGTCCGGCACATCATCAAGGGAGCCTTAGCCTCGGCGAGTACAAGAATACTTGG TCGGAGTCTCATCCAGGCCAGTCTTGCAACGACTTCACGGCGTACGCCATGTCTCACATGGGCAGGGCGAAGTCGGACGTGGCCTACAACCCGGCGGCTCCACCAGAGGCATACACAAACCCAAGCATCCACGCGCGCATCAATGCGTACACGGAGGTGGGAAGGGCGCTCCACGGGGAGACTTGGGATCCGACCACCGCGCCACTCTccggagaagccatcatgagggcgggacaagggaagaagcaCGGGCGGTACTTGATCGCCAACAGCTTGGTCGACACGGCGAGTACGCCTAGTCTCTCGCAGCTTAGGGCAAGTACCACCGACTCGACCCCGCCCATACGCCTACggcctgagacttcagtggcTAGCGTGCACCAGAGACAG GCCGAGATGGAGGCAAAgtttgaggaggagaggaggtgccgAATGGAGATCGAGGCCAAGCTGGAGCAGGAGCAGAAGCTGAGGGAGGAGTAG
- the LOC120695106 gene encoding uncharacterized protein LOC120695106 — translation MLLKHIPITDDESTAGTVVDAVATVLVLGAFVAVEAWQTVMYLGSDWAMVSLACCRLTAGANRFLPFALRKPLGFLSCRRPMFSYWHNSIGQHSVIEGSQFLKCSKASFFSSETTEFDPMLVFSATAEYLRRAWGNTLTLTATSRGLPFVKLPDTLKPLIVALLKLKSSSDGHTLISNGEASLVRNGVSRQLSWTLQNETQAETMLIWHIATEYLVIALPDEAAAGSCRHCEVATKLSRYCAYLMSEASELLPGNSMDTKFIFDHAMIEAREALGSKSKSKLRLRERDRLRKVLAAGSTGDDADAGTIFSRGIKLGAKLESIREGSLRWKLMAEFWVETVLYVAPSDKAMAHMERLARGGEFLTHVWPRRTDLDEPSSTWIGSLRILVEKRDRS, via the coding sequence ATGCTCCTTAAACACATCCCGATCACTGATGATGAATCGACAGCCGGcacggtcgtcgatgccgtcgCCACGGTCCTAGTTCTTGGAGCGTTCGTCGCAGTGGAGGCATGGCAGACGGTGATGTACCTGGGATCAGACTGGGCCATGGTGTCGCTAGCTTGCTGCCGGCTCACCGCAGGGGCAAACAGGTTCCTCCCATTCGCTCTCCGGAAGCCATTGGGGTTTCTTTCTTGCAGGCGCCCAATGTTCAGCTACTGGCACAACAGCATAGGCCAGCACTCGGTCATCGAGGGTTCTCAGTTCTTGAAGTGCAGCAAggcttctttcttctcctctgaAACAACTGAATTCGACCCCATGCTGGTGTTCTCGGCTACCGCCGAGTACCTCCGTCGagcttgggggaatactctgactCTGACAGCAACAAGCAGAGGTCTGCCCTTCGTCAAGCTACCTGACACGCTGAAGCCTCTGATCGTCGCCCTGCTGAAACTGAAATCCAGCAGCGATGGGCATACTCTAATAAGCAACGGGGAGGCATCGTTGGTGAGGAACGGCGTCTCCCGGCAGCTGTCGTGGACGCTGCAGAACGAGACGCAAGCGGAGACTATGCTCATCTGGCACATCGCCACCGAGTACCTCGTGATCGCGCTGCCTGACGAGGCAGCTGCAGGAAGCTGCAGGCACTGTGAGGTGGCGACCAAACTGTCACGCTACTGCGCGTACCTGATGTCCGAGGCGTCGGAGCTGCTTCCGGGGAATTCGATGGACACGAAGTTCATCTTCGACCACGCCATGATTGAAGCTCGAGAAGCTTTGGGATCGAAATCCAAATCCAAGCTGCGACTGCGAGAAAGGGATCGGCTGCGGAaagtcctcgccgccggctccaCCGGAGACGATGCAGATGCGGGCACCATCTTCAGCAGAGGGATCAAGCTCGGGGCGAAGCTGGAGAGCATACGGGAGGGCTCCCTGCGCTGGAAGCTGATGGCCGAGTTCTGGGTGGAGACCGTGCTCTACGTCGCGCCGTCGGACAAGGCCATGGCGCACATGGAGCGCCTCGCGCGCGGTGGGGAGTTCCTGACGCACGTCTGGCCGCGACGAACAGACCTGGACGAGCCGAGCTCCACGTGGATTGGGAGCCTCCGAATCCTTGTCGAGAAGAGGGATCGCAGCTAG